The Apium graveolens cultivar Ventura chromosome 10, ASM990537v1, whole genome shotgun sequence nucleotide sequence CCTCAGAGAAGTGAAGCAGCACTGAAGGCTTAGAGATGCGGGGTTCAGTGTGATTCAAAACATTTCTTCTACACTTTAAATTTACCCTTCCTATGTTGAACAAATACTTGCAATTTTCTAAAAACCTCTGCCTTGATCACCAGTCCTTATCGATGCTTTCACACTTTCTTTTAATCTAGCACCTAAGTACTGTATTTACCTACTCATTTCCTGTTTTCTGCAGCTTATTACTTGAGTTCAATTGATCAGCTTATCTGAGCAAGAAAAATACAAAATGATCAGCTAATTACTTGAGTTCAACTACCATTCCCCTCCATCACATTTACCATGGAGCAAACAAATGACTGTATCACCACACAATCCAGAGTTGAGGAATAAAGAGTAGAATTACCAAGCAGTGCTAACTGTCCAAATGCTTATCATTAAAAATAAGCTACAAAATAACTTTTCCACGTGATGTATATTACATTTCTAGAAGAAATGAAATGATAGACAACTAAATACTTGCAAGAAGTTTATTAGTTTCGCTTGATCATCACAGACACACAGCTTACTGAGCTGCGGCATCCTGCTGCTGCTGATAGTTCAGTGGCCTCCTAAAGAGCATGATGTGTGGCTCTGGCCGATGAATTGCATAATGAACCCAACCTCTGCTCTGCTGCACTCCAATTGCACGCCACTCGTTCTGTTAATAAAATTGTGAAGAATTTCATAACTTTAACAAGAAACATAATCTCATATTAAAGCCGCATAATTAtgtatatattgatatatatGGTTCAGTACCTGGGCATTCAAAAGAATTTCTACTATTTTCCCACTATTATCTCAATCAATAGAAGGTTTTAtacttaaattataatatattacgGAAAGTAATAAAAACACCTATGATCAGTTTTATTATAATCTTAACAAGATATCATAAGCACATTAAACAATCCAAATTCTCATATCCATAAATGTAATACAGCTATAGACTATAGTTCATGGGTTTAAATCCTTTTTCCCCACCCCTTATAAAACCTAATACATTGAAAAATATGTAGCGTACCTAAATTATACTTTCATTTTTGTACATGTACATATGTTCCTTTTATGCGAGACAGTGAGAGTGGTACTTTTACGCTTAGGACAAAATTTAGTGCTCGGACATGTAGTTTTCTGGACCATTACTGAAATATTAAGTCAATAATATATGCAAGAGACTTACGATTGTACATACAGTTTGGAATTATGTAACTACTCTGATGCtcacttttttaaaaaaaaaaagaaactttAAGCGAGGCCAGTTTTCGGTACTTCATGCTAGCAACTAAATACTAACAGACGTTAGACATTATTCGTGGTATGCATGACGGCGAATATGCACAACTTTAAGTTGTGGTAGCactttaaaaataaaattttgaaacaAAAACATGTTTCTGGATAGTTATTGTGTTGGTATAGACAGTacgatttttttttatttgtgcTTATGTAGCAGCAAAATTTTCAGCTTGATTACCAGGCAAAAAAAATTCCTCCATCTTCTTTCTGATTTTTCAGAATGTGAGGTGCACTGATCATTATCAATTATAAATTAGGCATGTTAACCAAGGAAACCTTTTATAAGGAGTAACTTGTAGCAGCTATTATTCGTGTATTTCCTTTCTGTATACCTGTTACTTTTCATGCTAGGTAACTGATCATTATTCATGCTAGGTTTATTGTTTATTTTATTGAAACTGTTGTCTTACAAATATCTATTCGAGATTCAATCTGCGTTAGGTTCACGAAGCAATTTGAGCTGCTGTTGATGAGCATTATCAAATGAAATTACTCGTGCAGTTCGAAATGTTAACAGTTTGAGCCTCAAAAGAAGCCTAATTTATGAATTCATCCACACTTATACAACAAGACTATAAAAGACCTAATACTGATAAAAGATGTTTGAAAGTTGGACACATCACACCCGAAATCAGACTGAAAAATTGATAAAAACACGTACTTAAGATCTTGCCCTTCTGCTACTTCCCTATGTTTTAAGTTTCCTTAATCACACATAACCAGTTTTAGTGTTGGACTTTTAATTTCTAAATTGTTTAGGTACCTGCACAGCTAGATGAAAAATCTCAAAACAAGAAGCCACAAATACGTGCTTTAGATAGTTGCCTTGGAAAAAGATATAGATGTATTCATATTACTCGTGGTGGTATACCTCTGTTTTTATATAAAAATTCAAttttcaaagtaaatggtataatTATCAGTAGCTACTATAGAACTTAAACTGTAATCTCCTTCTACAAAACACTTGTTTTAAATAGTTAAACACGCGATCAAAGAGTGTGCACTTTATTATGCTTTTATGCCTATGCTGCTATATCACGAGAATTAAGCATCTATCAGTTAGCAATCTCAAGACACGCTACATGTCTACATAATATTAGTGATAAACCACTACTCTTCGTTCCTAACCTACAAGTAAACCTAAAGCTAACTCGATATACATAATACCCAAATACATAACAAAAGTTCAAATTACAACTTCAATTCATCAAAAAACCGAGGAACCTATACATTCTGCATAATTTTACCTGTCGTTACCCTTAAAATTCGTTATTAAACTTTTTTACGGAGTTGCAGTTTAATTCAGATGACACAATCTACTCCGGAAAACCTTAATTATGCTCGAAAAGAAAACGATTTTTACGAAACAAGAACAGTGTTGAGCAATTTCGATAGAATTAACAGAAAAAACTACACAAACTCAGTAAACCCCTAAATAAAGAACCCCAAAACACGAAAACTCACCTCGGAGAGAAGGCGACTCTTGGGGAGCAACTTGGCAACTTCTGTAGTAAGAACAACATGCCTATACAAACAAAAAGCGCACACATCAtatgaataattcaattcaacaaaattaaaaatcacaaaaaaataataataaagaaTTGATGTAATTGAAGACCTGTACTCATAGGTATCATCAAAGTACTTCTCAGAATACTGGATCTGACCCATCTTTTAAAGTCGatctgaaattaaaattaaatagaGAAAGTGAAATTTATATGAAGTTGTgatttgagtgagaaatgaaatAGATGCAGTGTGTGTGTTTGTGCGGCGCGTATGTATTGGAAAATTGAAATGATAAGTTTGAGAAGCGGGGTTAAAATTGGAAATGGAAGAGAGCGGTTTGGTCTTTTttcaaattttgaattttgaggTGTTGGCTTTTTGGTAATGCTAAAAGTCAATTGAATTGTGTATAATCtatgttttaaaaataaatttaaaggATCCTAAAGCGAGATCACACATTTTCGTTATTGATGAGGTTACTATCGGGGAAAGcctatattatatatatattttttattgtGTGCCTACATGTATATGATAAAATCAAAAAAATTTAAGAGATTATAGTTTTCGATTTCTCTTCCTTATTTATACGGTATTTTTTACGGCTCTCGTGGCTCATTTGAAttaagaaaaatcatttttattaacttttaacAGAATTAGGGACTTTTACCCGCGGTACGCATACTTATTATCCGACATTTTAGCAACGTAAAGAAATGTTCACCCTTTTAATTATATTATCGCACAATAAAAAATATGTAGATGCACCTAAGATATCATCATGATATGTAGAAAAACTACTACAACTATTATAATTTGGTAAAACTTGAACATAAATGTAAGAATTCTCGACTCAAATGTTCTGAACAAAATGttgaattaatttttaaatggTTAGATATAAAGATATGATCATAAAAAAGTCCTTGGAAATAACTGTAAAACTTTGTTACACAATAAAAATGTACATGTCATCACATATCTTACTTAACACGTAGACGTATTCGTATATCTTGCATCTTGCtcatataatataaaatatagataattatgaaTGAAAAGAGGCAAAACATTTTTATATAATGTCTTTGATATGCGAAGTTTGACAGAGGTGACCATATTCCAAATATTTAGCAATTCCCAAGATGATAAATGTTACAGAAGAGTGTGTTGATGATCAAGTAGAGGACCAACAACTGACTAATATAGTTTTGTTCAATAAAATAACGAGGAGCTACAGTGTGAACAACTTTTATCGTGGAGGGGTGCCTAATTGATGATGTTGGAAGCATAAAACGTTTGCCGTTGGCTCAAACTTTGTTCTTTACTGTGCTGCATAAAGATGGAGGGGAACGCTGTAAGTGTTGGATAAAAGATGGTTTATTTGAGGAAATGTTCGCCTATAAACCCAATCATGTCATTGATATCATGGagattaatcctttatttaatCCCCGACCAACAAATTGTACATTGTAAATAATTAGGTAGTTATTTTTTTGTCTATTTTTGGGATGCTTGAACTTTTTATTTTACCACGACACTGGATTTTTCAAGTAGATAACAGTTTCCAGGTGATAACATAGAATGATTTAATTTCACAATTCATCAATTATTGGAAACTATTACCATTGTTGTTGTTAATGGAAATGATCTTGGCAATGCAGTCGAGTAATGACTCTGGCAAATTGAAGGTGCAATGAGAAAATATTGCATTGTTTAGCTACCTCAATCTAGACCTAACAATTCGTTCGTGTCGTATACTTTCATGTCATGTATTTTCGTATTTCGTGTACTTGAATGTCAAACACACAACCGACATGTTTAGCgttcgtgttcgtgtactttcgtttcatgtcgtttcgtgtcgtgtatgtcgtgttaattgaatattaatatatattaaatttaatattaatataaataaaaatataagatttttaggtaaaaaaatttataaaatatatgaaaatatatatttagatctcaattatatacaatataatgaaatcaaataatatttttgttatggataaaaacttaagatatattaattgttgtattttatactaaggttcgggagttcaaggcctttaatggttgctctcgtgtttcgtaacTTAACTCTGCccttacgagatgcctacgtatctctgtgaattagagaatcaagccaaaaaacgtagttctgattggtgggggtgagaccccttatatagatgttgggagtccttgaattggacttgggttaggagacttggtgggcaagtctctgaattagaatggactttggagtcctaggaagtaggaagctgattccttatcccatgaggttccttggaggccaatctacaaggatttatatccccactaggactcatcttaatagttgtttttctcccttattaattaattacgaaattaattaatattcagggttttgggccttgtTAACTGGGCTTCGTTGCTGGACCATATCAGGCCTAATTTATTtgatattaattatttatctaggCTATATTTAGGctcatatcatttgccccccaacttctgggaaactgCAAAAGATTTTgtagaagttaagttcattcgttcccttacagggtattatttttgcgtaaagtgtggagcgacctacacatttacaacgatttgctttAACCCCCATTACTTAGGAATtaccttaatttccaggaattttccccttaattatgggatttttccttaattttcagaatttatcccttaattttgggatttttccttaattttcagaatttatcccttaattctaggatttttccttaattttccgAATTTATcctttttctggatttattctcAATTTTCGGCTCTAAATCGATCATGAGTCATGTCTAATCCATCAGGAAATGTTtcaaatcgatcaggattcctgatcgaaatcgatcaggatcctgatcgaatttaCTACCATTCTGCTTCTTTGGTCGAtggaatttcgaccaggatttgtgccaaaatcgaccaggattcctgatcgaaatcgatcaggatcctaatCCTAATCGAACTAGCTTAAGATTTTCCGCTCTAGTCGATCATTTTTCGACCAGGATACCTGATCGAAATcaatcaggatcctgatcgaactaagtgTATTTTTGACAGTGAGGTCTGAGGTGAGGGAGGCctggaatcctgatcgaaatcgatcaggattctaaTCGAATTAAACAAGCTTATTCCTTTTTGTTCGAATTAAAATTCGATCAGGATCTTAttctttgtcgatcaggactctgatcgaactaagtagCTTTTTACCCTTAtaatcgaatgaaatatcgatcaagattcttccctttgtcgatcaggactctgatagaattaagtggctttttaccctttTAATCTAATGAAATATCGATCAAGATTCTTccttttgtcgatcaggactctgatcgaactaactGGATTTTTACCCTCAtaatcgaatgaaatatcgatcaagATTCTTCCTTTTGTCGATCAGAACTCTGATCGAACAAAGTGGCTTTTTACCCTCATAAtcgaatgaaaattcgatcaggattcctacCTTTTGTCGACCAGGACTCTGATTGAACTATTTTTTtgaaattctggtcgatttttgaccctTCAGTTTCCATTCATGCTTCTAGAATATTCCTGAAACTTCCCCATTGTGGGTTTTCCTCAAGTTGGGCCTTGCTTTATGGGCCTTAAACGCatcgtattccgagcttttcgcctataaaagagaagtgagaatcctcacttcacttctcatttctcaaatTATCTCTCAAAAACTCTCTCAAAAACTCTCTCAAATTTCTCTCAAGTGTCCTCTCTTaggaaggcgatttccggcgacctcagccaccgcagTTCCACCACCTTCAAgctttttctgggtttcaagccttcattCGAAGAATATCAATGGCAGATCGTGATCTAGCTCGTTTAGGGAAGATGAACACTTCCAAGAGAGGTACTGCCATTCAAATCCAATCTCCGTACActtctttaattgatatgataaactctagaggtgatgaatatccctctttaTCTGAATTAGATTCATACAACCACTGTAACACTTTCCACGAGTTTGAGGGTAGAATTGAGTCCATGAACACCACGTATaaacttccaccccaccttaggattatcccagccgcccctggggataggacatgtaactgggagggCGACACTCtatttatttatcgaggagccctgaccgcgggtcttaggttcccatttcacgaatttattcctcgtttacttgTAGACGTAAAAATCAACCcatgtcaactccctcctaatgcatggaggaatattatttgttttatggttctgtatcttagaaataaatttcctctttccgtagctgtctttaggaaagttttccaattttataacaTTTCCTTAGGTCAACCGGGCTGGattttaattcgtcaacggcctaaaattccccatattttttatagcaactctatagttgagaataaccctaagtggagggacgagtttgttaggctgacctgaGCTGGGGttgattgggccacactcttccgtaggaccttttgcaaagtgtcagatggtagtcctgttagcatcaggttaactgatgaggaggaggtggcctatcaagcccTCATTGCAGATGACGGAAAAACAGATacttggacccttttagaggagttctcgttgaagaaagttggtctctctcaggccagtgataagggtaaatttatctGTGCAACTATTTCTTTCCTCCTTTTTATTAAAACTTTATTATCTCCAGAATTTTAAtacttttcttctttttctttcagcttgcgaggccatcaacaacatcaacatgcctaaggagggggaatctgACCGCTAGAAAAGGGCCAAGCTGAACAAAGAACCCCTGAGCAAGGCTGATGCTCCTTCCTTCCTTAGGCCCCATGTtccggtggtcgagctgggggacgatgtggatcctccactcaAGGCGCACTCCTttaggcctaactggggctttaggAGGAGCGATACAGTGGTTGGATCCGCCAAACATaccaaggattggtcgtaccattccatcactccccacgacttcactgacattgtcacggggagtgacattgagtctattgagcttctgggttctcaagcccaagctgcggtaacatACCACTCCTTTCTTTTTAAATCCCAACTTTTCTATTTTTATAAACTTGTATTAATTCATGTTTCTTTGTGCAGAGCAACACCTACTTCCAAGAGGCCCttcatcaggctaggtcctggaaggggaATCCTGATGAGTTCGAAAGGGAGATGAAGAAATGCAAGGAGAGGGTTGAGGTCCTGCAGAAGAAGTTAGAGACGAAGGGGGATGAGCTgtctaaggctcattccgagctggttaagcttaggagtgataaggaaaaactcattgatgattacatgaatTCTGATAAATTCAAGAATCTTATGGAAATCCacgatgagggtctttattctcTGCAGTTTATCCAGGGATGGGATGCAGCTGTGAAGGCTATCTCGGAGAAGCATCCTGGCTTAGTTGATCccaaggactttataagtcctgagcatCCAGAGACAGAGGATAACATGGATGCTCTCTTCAACTCTCCCCAGCCTGATGATCGTATTCTGGATCCCAGCACTGCCTCTCCTCCTGCTTCTCCCGCGAAGGATGCAGATAAGGAAGGTGCCGAGAAGCAACAGGGGAAGGAGGGCTCTCAAATGGAGGAATAGTGTTTCTAGTTTGTTATTTTTATTCATAACTTACTGTTTGAACTTATTTGTATCcggaacttattacccttcggggtttattTATGCTGCTTTCTTCTTCATACCCTTCTCCTTTAGTTTTTCAGCACTTATTATGCTTTTtaaagagaatgttcaatgacTTGATCAACTTGGTCCTTTGAGTTGTGCAACAAGCACTCCATATAATAGaagaattcttgaagtcttcttCTTTTAACGATCAAAGCATGATTTTTGTTAAAATCACAcaaagtattatcacaacttaaatatccaaaggttgaaataatttcaaactcattaatataaagtctggttttccaaaaccttacatggtatgggttcgacccttaacaataataattCAACAATATAAATCCTACCGGAATAAAATCCTAcacaagcaaagcttcaaggtgcttttcaacctacttatCATTTTGACAGTGAGAATCGTGTTCAACTGATTTACACATTGTgaaaccttcaggttttgtgcatgccaagttcttgggacttcaaaaccatccatagtctcaaacttgtaggttcccctttcttgaatgcTTTTAACCTTATAGGGCCCTTCCCAGTTTGGGGaaagctttcctttctgccctactccAGAGGCTTCCACTTTCCTAAGGActaaatctccttgcttgaagaacctttccttaacccttaggttgtaatagaatgaagctttcttctgatagttcactatcttcgcatgtggTTCATCCCGTACTTCATCGATTATCCAaggctaatctttgcccctcctcattttcctcaacatTAAAAGCCTGAATTCAGGGAGATGAGTGCGATATTTCTACAGggacaactgcttctgccccatacgccaacatgaagggagtggCTCCGGTAGTGACTGCACAAgtagttctgtaagcccaaagtattgggagtatttcatccacccaattattcctggatttctcaatcctcttctttagtccttccaggattattcgatttgccacttccgcttgcccattggcttgcaggtgagctacggaggtaaatcataactcaatctcattctcatcacaatacttcttgaattccttattgttgaattgtgttccattatcggtaactaGGATACGAGGAATTCCATAACagcacatg carries:
- the LOC141688975 gene encoding cyclin-dependent kinases regulatory subunit 1; translation: MGQIQYSEKYFDDTYEYRHVVLTTEVAKLLPKSRLLSENEWRAIGVQQSRGWVHYAIHRPEPHIMLFRRPLNYQQQQDAAAQ